The Urocitellus parryii isolate mUroPar1 chromosome 6, mUroPar1.hap1, whole genome shotgun sequence genome includes a window with the following:
- the LOC113180056 gene encoding ADP-ribosylation factor 1-like isoform X1 gives MGNIFANLFKGLFGKKEMCILMVGLDAAGKTTILYKLKLGEIVTTIPTVGFNVETVEYKNISFTVWDVGGQDKIRPLWRHYFQNTQGLIFVVDSNDRQRVNGAREELMRMLAEDELRDAVLLVFANKQNLPNAMNAAEITDKLGLHSLRHRNWYIQATCATSRDGLYEGLDWLSNQLRNQK, from the exons ATGGGGAATATCTTTGCAAACCTCTTCAAGGGCCTTTTTGGCAAAAAAGAAATGTGCATCCTCATGGTGGGCCTGGATGCTGCAGGGAAGACGACGATTCTCTACAAACTGAAGCTGGGTGAAATTGTGACCACTATTCCCACCGTAGGTTTTAATGTGGAGACCGTTGAGTACAA GAATATCAGCTTCACTGTGTGGGACGTGGGTGGCCAAGACAAGATCCGGCCACTATGGCGCCACTACTTCCAGAACACCCAAGGCTTGATCTTTGTGGTGGACAGCAATGACAGACAGCGTGTGAATGGGGCCCGCGAGGAGCTCATGAGGATGCTGGCTGAGGATGAGCTGCGGGACGCTGTCCTCCTGGTGTTTGCCAACAAGCAGAATCTCCCAAACGCCATGAACGCAGCGGAAATCACAGACAAACTGGGGCTGCACTCGCTACGTCACAGGAACTGGTACATTCAGGCCACCTGTGCCACCAGCAGGGACGGGCTCTATGAAGGACTGGACTGGCTGTCCAATCAGCTCCGGAACCAGAAGTGA
- the LOC113180056 gene encoding ADP-ribosylation factor 1-like isoform X2 has product MGNIFANLFKGLFGKKEMCILMVGLDAAGKTTILYKLKLGEIVTTIPTVGLIFVVDSNDRQRVNGAREELMRMLAEDELRDAVLLVFANKQNLPNAMNAAEITDKLGLHSLRHRNWYIQATCATSRDGLYEGLDWLSNQLRNQK; this is encoded by the exons ATGGGGAATATCTTTGCAAACCTCTTCAAGGGCCTTTTTGGCAAAAAAGAAATGTGCATCCTCATGGTGGGCCTGGATGCTGCAGGGAAGACGACGATTCTCTACAAACTGAAGCTGGGTGAAATTGTGACCACTATTCCCACCGTAG GCTTGATCTTTGTGGTGGACAGCAATGACAGACAGCGTGTGAATGGGGCCCGCGAGGAGCTCATGAGGATGCTGGCTGAGGATGAGCTGCGGGACGCTGTCCTCCTGGTGTTTGCCAACAAGCAGAATCTCCCAAACGCCATGAACGCAGCGGAAATCACAGACAAACTGGGGCTGCACTCGCTACGTCACAGGAACTGGTACATTCAGGCCACCTGTGCCACCAGCAGGGACGGGCTCTATGAAGGACTGGACTGGCTGTCCAATCAGCTCCGGAACCAGAAGTGA